One window of the Zea mays cultivar B73 chromosome 3, Zm-B73-REFERENCE-NAM-5.0, whole genome shotgun sequence genome contains the following:
- the LOC100279939 gene encoding amino-acid permease BAT1 homolog isoform X1, whose product MGTVGGGELPVAAPAAADADRARLQQLGYKQELKRGLSVVSNFAFSFAIISVLTGVTTTYNTGLRYGGPASMTLGWLVVATFNGCVALSMAEICSAYPTSGGLYYWSAKLAGNEWAPLASWVTGWFNIVGQWACTTSVDFSLAQLIQVIILLSTGGANGGGYLASKYVVLAIYTAILVVHGLINSLHIQWLSWFGQLGALWNVAGVFVLVILVPSVAKERASAEFVFTHLNTDNGMGIHSKAYILAVGLLMSQYSSIGYDTSAHMTEETKKADWSGPMGIVYSVALSSVFGWVYLLALTSVVTDIPYLLDTGNDAGGYAIAQALYDTFRRRYGTGAGGIACLVIIAVAVFLCGTACVTSNSRMGYAFSRDGAMPFSHLWYRVNKQEVPFNVVWLSVSVAFVMALTVCMHAMRKLFHLLSFSTARTTHICAHAVAGEPGGVPGHGVHRDAGSLHRLRAAHLLPRDDGEEVVRPRAISPREMRHRCRLGGRAMGGPRHRALLPAGGVPRRQGHLQLHAGGRRRRAGAQPRRVGAPRPVLVSWAYHKRLTLFAGFGSYFRCILCSVNLF is encoded by the exons ATGggcaccgtcggcggcggcgagctTCCCGTCGCCGCCCCggccgccgccgacgcagaccgggCGCGGCTGCAGCAGCTGGGGTACAAGCAGGAGCTCAAGCGCGGCCTCTC CGTTGTTTCCAACTTCGCCTTCTCCTTCGCCATCATCTCCGTGCTGACGGGCGTGACGACGACCTACAACACCGGGCTGCGCTACGGCGGGCCGGCGTCCATGACGCTGGGCTGGCTCGTCGTGGCGACCTTCAACGGCTGCGTGGCGCTGTCCATGGCGGAGATCTGCTCCGCCTACCCGACCTCCGGCGGCCTCTACTACTGGAGCGCCAAGCTCGCCGGCAACGAATGGGCTCCACTTGCCTCCTGGGTCACCGGATG GTTCAACATCGTGGGGCAG TGGGCGTGCACCACGAGCGTGGACTTCTCGCTGGCGCAGCTGATCCAGGTGATCATCCTGCTGAGCACCGGTGGGGCCAACGGCGGCGGCTACCTCGCCTCCAAGTACGTCGTGCTTGCCATCTACACCGCCATCCTCGTCGTGCACGGCCTCATCAACAGCCTGCACATCCAGTGGCTCTCCTGGTTCGGACAGCTCGGAGCCTTGTGGAACGTCGCGGGCGTGTTCGTCCTCGTCATCCTGGTCCCGTCGGTTGCCAAGGAGAGGGCGAGCGCCGAGTTCGTCTTCACCCACCTCAACACCGACAACGGCATGGGCATCCACAGCAAGGCCTACATCCTCGCCGTCGGGCTGCTCATGAGCCAGTACTCCAGCATTGGCTACGACACGTCGGCTCACATG ACGGAGGAGACGAAGAAGGCGGACTGGAGCGGGCCGATGGGGATCGTGtactcggtcgctctttccagcgTGTTCGGGTGGGTTTACCTGCTGGCTCTCACGTCGGTGGTCACTGACATCCCGTACCTGCTGGACACCGGCAACGACGCCGGCGGGTACGCCATTGCTCAGGCCCTGTACGACACATTCCGCCGGAGATACGGCACCGGCGCCGGCGGCATCGCCTGCTTAGTCATCATCGCCGTCGCCGTCTTCCTCTGCGGCACCGCCTGCGTCACCAGCAACTCCAGGATGGGCTACGCCTTCTCCAGGGACGGGGCGATGCCGTTCTCGCACCTTTGGTACCGGGTGAACAAGCAGGAGGTGCCCTTCAACGTCGTCTGGCTCTCTGTGTCCGTGGCGTTCGTCATGGCACTCACGGTGTGCATGCATGCGATGCGAAAGCTCTTTCATCTCCTCAGCTTCTCAACTGCTCGCACTACTCACATCTGTGCACATGCAGTCGCTGGGGAGCCAGGTGGCGTTCCAGGCCATGGTGTCCATCGCGACGCTGGGTCTCTACATCGCCTACGCGCTGCCCATCTTCTTCCGCGTGACGACGGCGAGGAAGTCGTTCGTCCCAGGGCCATTTCACCTCGGGAGATGCGGCATCGCTGTCGGCTCGGTGGCCGTGCTATGGGTGGCCCTCGTCACCGTGCTCTTCTGCCTGCCGGTGGCGTACCCCGTCGCCAAGGACACCTTCAACTACACGCCGGTGGCCGTCGGCGGCGTGCTGGTGCTCAGCCTCGTCGCGTGGGTGCTCCACGCCCGGTTCTGGTTTCGTGGGCCTATCACAAACGTCTGACGTTGTTTGCAGGCTTCGGTAGTTACTTTCGATGCATTTTATGTAGTGTCAATCTGTTTTAA
- the LOC100279939 gene encoding Amino-acid permease BAT1 homolog, with translation MGTVGGGELPVAAPAAADADRARLQQLGYKQELKRGLSVVSNFAFSFAIISVLTGVTTTYNTGLRYGGPASMTLGWLVVATFNGCVALSMAEICSAYPTSGGLYYWSAKLAGNEWAPLASWVTGWFNIVGQWACTTSVDFSLAQLIQVIILLSTGGANGGGYLASKYVVLAIYTAILVVHGLINSLHIQWLSWFGQLGALWNVAGVFVLVILVPSVAKERASAEFVFTHLNTDNGMGIHSKAYILAVGLLMSQYSSIGYDTSAHMTEETKKADWSGPMGIVYSVALSSVFGWVYLLALTSVVTDIPYLLDTGNDAGGYAIAQALYDTFRRRYGTGAGGIACLVIIAVAVFLCGTACVTSNSRMGYAFSRDGAMPFSHLWYRVNKQEVPFNVVWLSVSVAFVMALTSLGSQVAFQAMVSIATLGLYIAYALPIFFRVTTARKSFVPGPFHLGRCGIAVGSVAVLWVALVTVLFCLPVAYPVAKDTFNYTPVAVGGVLVLSLVAWVLHARFWFRGPITNV, from the exons ATGggcaccgtcggcggcggcgagctTCCCGTCGCCGCCCCggccgccgccgacgcagaccgggCGCGGCTGCAGCAGCTGGGGTACAAGCAGGAGCTCAAGCGCGGCCTCTC CGTTGTTTCCAACTTCGCCTTCTCCTTCGCCATCATCTCCGTGCTGACGGGCGTGACGACGACCTACAACACCGGGCTGCGCTACGGCGGGCCGGCGTCCATGACGCTGGGCTGGCTCGTCGTGGCGACCTTCAACGGCTGCGTGGCGCTGTCCATGGCGGAGATCTGCTCCGCCTACCCGACCTCCGGCGGCCTCTACTACTGGAGCGCCAAGCTCGCCGGCAACGAATGGGCTCCACTTGCCTCCTGGGTCACCGGATG GTTCAACATCGTGGGGCAG TGGGCGTGCACCACGAGCGTGGACTTCTCGCTGGCGCAGCTGATCCAGGTGATCATCCTGCTGAGCACCGGTGGGGCCAACGGCGGCGGCTACCTCGCCTCCAAGTACGTCGTGCTTGCCATCTACACCGCCATCCTCGTCGTGCACGGCCTCATCAACAGCCTGCACATCCAGTGGCTCTCCTGGTTCGGACAGCTCGGAGCCTTGTGGAACGTCGCGGGCGTGTTCGTCCTCGTCATCCTGGTCCCGTCGGTTGCCAAGGAGAGGGCGAGCGCCGAGTTCGTCTTCACCCACCTCAACACCGACAACGGCATGGGCATCCACAGCAAGGCCTACATCCTCGCCGTCGGGCTGCTCATGAGCCAGTACTCCAGCATTGGCTACGACACGTCGGCTCACATG ACGGAGGAGACGAAGAAGGCGGACTGGAGCGGGCCGATGGGGATCGTGtactcggtcgctctttccagcgTGTTCGGGTGGGTTTACCTGCTGGCTCTCACGTCGGTGGTCACTGACATCCCGTACCTGCTGGACACCGGCAACGACGCCGGCGGGTACGCCATTGCTCAGGCCCTGTACGACACATTCCGCCGGAGATACGGCACCGGCGCCGGCGGCATCGCCTGCTTAGTCATCATCGCCGTCGCCGTCTTCCTCTGCGGCACCGCCTGCGTCACCAGCAACTCCAGGATGGGCTACGCCTTCTCCAGGGACGGGGCGATGCCGTTCTCGCACCTTTGGTACCGGGTGAACAAGCAGGAGGTGCCCTTCAACGTCGTCTGGCTCTCTGTGTCCGTGGCGTTCGTCATGGCACTCACG TCGCTGGGGAGCCAGGTGGCGTTCCAGGCCATGGTGTCCATCGCGACGCTGGGTCTCTACATCGCCTACGCGCTGCCCATCTTCTTCCGCGTGACGACGGCGAGGAAGTCGTTCGTCCCAGGGCCATTTCACCTCGGGAGATGCGGCATCGCTGTCGGCTCGGTGGCCGTGCTATGGGTGGCCCTCGTCACCGTGCTCTTCTGCCTGCCGGTGGCGTACCCCGTCGCCAAGGACACCTTCAACTACACGCCGGTGGCCGTCGGCGGCGTGCTGGTGCTCAGCCTCGTCGCGTGGGTGCTCCACGCCCGGTTCTGGTTTCGTGGGCCTATCACAAACGTCTGA